From Parambassis ranga chromosome 9, fParRan2.1, whole genome shotgun sequence, the proteins below share one genomic window:
- the LOC114441791 gene encoding uncharacterized protein LOC114441791, which produces MNILPKFLYFFQCISVFIPKSFFHSLDSVILQFIWNKKVPRLRKTVLQKPKGDGGMALPNFTYYYWAANLQIVMYWMRANSDTSPAWCRMEALSCAPTTLCALVTCSPILTNFKFGKNTLVASTLRIWKQLCKHLGVKTPSLCMPISYNPLFPPSLQDGAFMLWCERGICTVRDLFVEGIFATFEQLSDKFELPQSHFFRYLQVRHFYRKTFKDFPHIPADIPTDRIFKLPLMMSGVVSTLYNVLLSLCSPSDETLLALWSQDLGKDLTPLWGTILGRVHSSSICARHGVIQCKLLHRIYWTKSKLSRVYPNTDPLCGPRPMPCCRLIWGPT; this is translated from the exons ATGAACATTCTCCCTAAATTCCTCTATTTTTTCCAGtgtatttcagtttttattccaAAATCTTTCTTTCATAGCTTAGACTCTGTAATTTTACAGTTTATCTGGAACAAAAAGGTCCCACGACTACGGAAGACAGTCTTGCAGAAGCCTAAGGGAGATGGGGGGATGGCCTTGCCTAATTTTACTTACTATTACTGGGCGGCCAACTTGCAGATAGTTATGTACTGGATGCGAGCAAATTCGGATACGTCACCTGCCTGGTGCCGGATGGAGGCCCTGTCATGCGCACCCACCACTTTATGTGCCTTAGTTACATGCTCCCCTATTCTAACTAACTTTAAATTTGGGAAAAACACACTTGTAGCATCCACTTTACGTATTTGGAAGCAACTCTGCAAGCATTTAGGGGTCAAGACGCCATCGCTTTGTATGCCAATTAGTTATAATCCTTTGTTTCCTCCTTCATTGCAAGATGGTGCTTTTATGCTGTGGTGCGAGAGGGGCATATGTACTGTCAGGGACTTATTTGTAGAGGGTATCTTTGCTACCTTTGAACAGCTATCTGACAAGTTTGAGCTCCCCCAATCTCACTTTTTCAGGTATTTGCAAGTGAGACACTTTTATAGAAAGACATTTAAAGATTTTCCACATATCCCAGCAGATATTCCTACTGATAGAATTTTTAAGTTACCCCTGATGATGAGTGGTGTTGTATCTACACTTTATAATGTTTTACTATCTCTTTGCTCCCCCTCTGATGAGACTCTTTTAGCTCTTTGGTCCCAGGATTTAGGTAAAGACCTGACGCCTTTGTGGGGGACTATTCTCGGTCGGGTCCATTCATCGTCAATATGTGCTAGACACGGAGTCATTCAGTGTAAGCTACTACACCGTATATATTGGACAAAATCTAAGCTATCCCGTGTGTACCCCAACACTGACCCACTTTGTG GACCTAGACCCATGCCCTGTTGCCGCCTTATTTGGGGTCCTACCTAA